From a single Brassica oleracea var. oleracea cultivar TO1000 chromosome C5, BOL, whole genome shotgun sequence genomic region:
- the LOC106344683 gene encoding receptor-like protein 12, with translation MKKPDDAEYEDAYMKDSINDIGVFHSMYIVNKGVGTIFKQIRIDFISIDFSENSFSGNIPESSIGLLKGLRLLLSMMKWFTQLDSGLVRTGLYRIVYGNAFASNVPSSLANLKNLEALDLSRNQLSGQIPRELGRLSFLSAINFSHNHLEGPVPRSTQFQSQPCSSFVDNPKLTGLEEICGENRVPVPISQESKELLKGEEKVVNWIAAAIAFGPGVFCGWNAFIFEAKRFTAVETMSKVYEEVAQVIGKDSVVMEERSYGGFCRIYGPWMMPNWLLRAGG, from the exons ATGAAGAAACCGGACGACGCAGAATATGAGGACGCCTACATGAAAGACTCAATAAATGATATTGGCGTCTTTCACTCCATGTATATTGTGAATAAAGGAGTGGGTACGATATTCAAGCAGATCCGAATCGACTTCATATCCATTGACTTTTCTGAAAACAGTTTCTCTGGAAACATCCCTGAGTCGTCTATCGGATTGTTGAAGGGGCTACGCCTTCTATTAAGTATGATGAAGTGGTTTACACAGTTAGATAGTGGTTTAGTTAGAACCGGCTTGTACCGGATAGTTTATG GTAACGCATTCGCAAGCAACGTACCCTCGTCATTGGCGAATTTGAAAAATCTCGAAGCATTGGACCTATCACGCAATCAGCTGTCCGGACAGATTCCTAGAGAACTTGGCAGACTATCTTTTTTGTCAGCCATCAACTTCTCCCACAACCATCTCGAAGGTCCGGTACCACGAAGCACGCAGTTTCAAAGTCAGCCTTGTTCTTCGTTCGTGGACAACCCCAAACTAACTGGTCTTGAGGAAATCTGTGGAGAAAATCGTGTCCCGGTTCCTATATCACAAGAATCAAAAGAGTTGTTGAAAGGAGAAGAAAAAGTGGTGAACTGGATCGCAGCAGCAATCGCCTTCGGACCTGGTGTCTTCTGTGGATG GAATGCCTTTATATTTGAAGCCAAACGATTCACGGCTGTGGAGACCATGAGCAAAGTTTATGAAGAAGTGGCTCAAGTGATCGGTAAGGATTCAGTGGTGATGGAAGAGAGGTCATATG GAGGGTTTTGTCGGATATATGGTCCCTGGATGATGCCAAACTGGTTACTTCGCGCTGGCGGTTAA